GCAAAAACGTAAAAACTACCAACTAACGCATAGTCACGTTCTCGCGGTTCAAAAGGGCGTTCATTTAAATAAATTTTTAGTGCTAAACCTGTGAACAGAAAAAACACAAGTAGTACCCAAAAACTTTTTTGATCGTTTTTAAAGTGAAAAACCAAACCAATTACCCCCAAAATAAGCGGTAGGAAATAGTAGGTATTTCGGGCTTTGTTTTCTTTCATATCGCTCGGCAACATATCTTGATTGCCTAGGCGCAGTTCGTCTATAAATTTAATGCCGCTTAGCCAATTGCCATGTAAATCTGTATAGCGTCCTTGAACATCGTCTTGTCTTCCGGTAAAATTCCACATAAAATAGCGCCAGTACATATATCCAAATTGAAATTCGAGCATAAATTTCATATTCTGGAAAAATGAGGGCTTTTGTATATCGAGAAATTGATTGAAATTCTTTAAAAATTTATCGTAATCAGTTTTATCAACGAGGCCTTGGTTATAAGCTTGTTTAAATTTATTTACTTCGTCAACCAATCGCGGTTCATTTAAATATTCGCTTTTAACCGAAAAGTCTAAACCGCCCGTAAATTCCATATAATTGGCAGTGTGCTCTGTGCTCCACATACGAGGCATGAACGCTTTCTGTGAATCTTCGGTGTTTTGGCCAGCATTTTTGTAATTGTTTACAATAATATATTTGCCAGTGGCTTCGTCTTTTTCATATTTGGGTTTTTCATCTTTATACGGATTGTCTTCATCTAAACCAGCATAGGTTTCAGTAAAAAGAGGTCCGTAAAACAAATGTGTTTCGGGGTATTGCTCGCGGTTGTAATACGCCAAGAGTTCGCGCGCATTGTTTGGATTATTTTCATTAATTACCGTTCCGGCATTTGCCCGAATAGGTAGCATTAACCAACTTGAAAACCCAATAAATATAAAGAGAACGCAGAGTAAAAGGGTGTTGAGCTGAACAAATCCTTTATTTCGGGTATAGCGAAGTCCATAAATAAATAGGACAATAAAGAGTAGTGCGGCAAAAATAGTTCCCGAGTTAAAAGGCAGTCCAATGTTATTGACGAAGAATAATTCTGAGGCGCTAAAAAACTTCATCGTCATTGGCAATAACAATTTAAAGATAAAAAGTAAAATTGCAACAGTGACAATATTGGCTATGATAAAATTTTTAACCGTAACTGTTTTATAGTGTTTAAAGAAATATAAAAATCCGATTGCCGGAATAGTAAGCAGCGCCATAAAGTGAACCCCGAATGACAAGCCAATAATAAATGCGATAAGAATTACCCATCGATTGCCACGTGGCTCAAACATTTCGCGTTCCCAACGCAGGGCAGTATAAAATAGAACAGACATTAAAAAAGCCGCACTAGCATAAACCTCTGCTTCTACGGCGTTAAACCAAAAACTATCAGTAAAGGTAAATGCCAGCGCTCCAACGGCTGCACTTCCAATAATTGTCATGGCCGACGTTTTGTTTATGTCTTGATGTTTCGAAATTAAATTGGACAGTAAAATAGTGAGCGACCAAAACATAAAAAGAATGGTAAATGCACTCGAAAAAACAGACATTAAATTTATGGTAAGTGCAATTTGCGAAGCATCTGCCGCAAAAATGGAGAAAAAAGCACCCAGCAATTGATATAAAGGAGCTCCCGGTGGGTGTCCGACCTCCAAATTACTGGCAGTAGTTATGTATTCGCCGGCATCCCAAAAACTAGCAGTTGGTTCAACGGTTAACCAATAGGTTGTAAGGGCAATAGCAAAGACGAGCCAACCTGTAATTTTGTTCCATTTAGTAAAATTGAAAGAACCCATAAGCACTAAAAAATTTTTATGGGACGAATTTACTAATAATATAGATAGCCCCACATATGTAAATGAGGTAACGTGCAATAAGTGACGTTATTTTCAATAATGGAGGTAATTGCAAAAAAAATGTACTTAAATTTTTAATGAAATATTTGTACAAGACAAAGTTTGTATTAAATTTGCACCTCCTAAGCTAGAAAATATTTTTAGCCGTGGTGGACGCAAGTCTATATTTATGTAAATTGGCCCATGGTGTAACTGGCAACACGTCTGGTTTTGGTCCAGAAGAGTCTAGGTTCGAGCCCTAGTGGGCCAACTTCTAAACCCTGTAATAACTTGTAAAATTGAAGTTATACAGGGTTTTTTTATTCGGTTGTTCGAACGAGTGTGAATTAAGGTTGCAAAGTATAGCTACATTGCAAAAATCAAAAGAAGTTATTTTGCTTCTTAATCTTCATCATTAAAAATAGGAATACGTTCATGCTCTAATTTCCAAGTAAATTTTTTTTCGCTCTTTCTGTCCATATTAAAAACCGAATAATAGCGCAGCAATAGCGTGCTGTCTTTAGCGTCATTGGTTATTGGCACTAAGGAGTCTGACATGTTGCTTTTGTGGATTGCAAAACGATTAACGGGTTGTTTCCAAACGGAGTCTTTATAAACAAAGACGTAGTATTCATTAAAATTGGTATCCTTCAATTTAGCATTTACAAGCAACACATCGTTCTTAAAATTCGTGAGTTTTAATAGTTTCATCTCTGCTCCTATACTTTCAGGAATAGGTATTGAAGGAAGTTTTGATTTCTCAAAACCAATTAACGTTATTTGTTTAGTGGTGTCAATATTTTTAATATAAGCATAAACAGAATCGGTATTCCCTATAAAATCTGCTTTCAGGGCGCTTTCGGGAATATTTGGTTTTTCCTCAACCGCAATAGTAGATTTCTCTGGTATTACCACCAATTTTGGTTCTTTATCTTTAGGTATTTGATTGCAACCTAATAAAATTACACAAAATCCTAGGGGTAGTAGTTTCATTTAAATTTTAAAAGTTATAACCGGCATATTGGCGTGGTTTACCATATCTTCACTAATGCTGCCGTTAAAAAAATGCGATATACCTTTGCGGCCATGAGTGCCCATCCCTATAAGTTGTGCATTTATGTGGTTGGCAAAATTGAGGATGCCTTTTTCTACTGAGTTATCGTTAAAAATATTAAGCGTGTAATTTTCTACGCCCATTCCGCGAACAAAGTTTTCCATTATTTTTTGGGCTTCAACAGATGTATGAAAGTTACCGGGTGTGTTTACAAAGAGCAGGTGCATTTTGGCACCCACTTTTTTAGCAAATTTTTGTGCCTTGTCTAGTGCGCCCCGTCCATCTTCAGAAAAATCTGTAGCAAAAATAAAATCGTTTACCTTAAAATCGGGATGATTATTCTTTATAACCAATACAGGAATTTTGGAGGTGCGAACTACCTTTTCGGTATTGCTTCCCACAAACATTTCTTTAAAACCGCTTGCACCAGTAGAGCCCATTACAATTAAATCTATATTGTTTTTGGCGCAAGTTGTTTCAATATCTTCGTAAATCTCGTCGTGGCCTATGGTTTCATACAGCGTAATACCTTGCAAATAGGGTTTTTGCCTGAGTTCGCTAAATCGTTTTTCCACAAGTTTAATAAAGAAAAGTGACTCCGGAAGATTGCCCGAATCGCTCGAAGTTGCCAGATGAAGCGGCATTTCCATAGAGTGAAGAACATATATTTCGCTATTGTGCTTTTTTGCCAAAGTAATGGCCACTTTTAATGCGTTTTCCGCCTGTTCGGAAAAATCTGTCGGTACTAAGATACGTTTCATAGAAGGTTGGTTAATTATTAGAACCCTTAAATTACAAAATAAATCCTTTGCGCTTGGTTTTTATAATATTAAAAAATATAGTATATTTGCACCGAATTTGATACGAAAATATCTGAGGGGACTAAAGTCCCCTCTTTTTATAGCTAAAAATGATGCGGGAAAAAGTAGCACAACTGCTTAAAAGTGCACTGGACGAAAACAAATCACTGTTTCTGATTGACCTAAATATTTCTGAAGACAACCAAATACGGGTCATCCTTGACGGCGATAGTGGTGTAACGGTGGAAGACTGTATTGCGGTTAGCCGCCAGATTGAGCACAATTTAGATAGAGAAGAATACGATTTTTCCTTAGAAGTAATGTCTGCCGGTATTTCAGAGCCCCTAACCATGCCCCGACAATACAAAAAAAATATAGGAAGAACCCTAAAAATAAGAACCAAAAACGACGAAAAAATTGAAGGCGAATTAACCACTGCCAACGAAGAAAGCTGTACCCTTACTTGGACTGCACGCGAACCAAAACCTGTTGGAAAAGGTAAAATTACCGTTCAAAAAGAGGCAACATTGCCTTATAAAGATATTATGGAAGCAAAAGTGATGATAACATTTTAATTGAATTGATATGGAAAACTTAGCACTAATCGATTCTTTCTCGGAATTTAAAGACGACAAACAAATAGACAGAGTAACGCTTATGGCGATACTTGAAGACGTTTTCAGAAACGCGCTAAAAAAGAAATACGGAAGCGATGATAACTTTGATATTATTGTAAACCCAGATAAGGGCGATCTTGAAATATGGAGAAACCGTGTAGTTGTAGCCGATGGTGAAGTGGAAGATCCAAACGAGGAAATTTCAATAAGCGAAGCTCGAAAAATTGAGCCAGATTTTGAAATTGGTGAAGATGTTTCTGAAGAAGTAAAATTAATAGATCTTGGCCGTCGTTCAATATTGGCACTGCGCCAAAACCTTATTTCAAAAATTCACGAGCACGACAATACCATAATATATAAGCAGTTTAAAGATCTTGAAGGTGAAATTTACACCGCAGAGGTACATCATATTCGCCACCGTGCCGTTATTTTGTTAGACGACGATGGTAATGAAATTATTCTTCCAAAGGAAAAGCAAATTCCTTCAGATTTCTTTCGTAAAGGAGACAATGTTCGTGGAATAATTGAAAGTGTAGATTTAAAAGGAAACAAGCCTGCAATCATTATGAGCCGCGCAGCGCCAATTTTCCTTGAAAAATTATTCGAGCAGGAAATCCCGGAAGTTTTTGACGGTTTAATCACGGTTAAAAAAGTAGTACGTATCCCAGGAGAAAAAGCAAAAGTTGCCGTAGATTCATACGATGATCGAATAGATCCCGTAGGAGCCTGTGTAGGTATGAAAGGTTCTAGAATTCACGGGATAGTACGCGAATTGGGCAATGAAAATATAGACGTAATAAACTACACCAGCAACCTTACCTTGTTTATAACCCGAGCGCTGAGCCCTGCAAAAGTTACCTCGGTGAAAATTGATGAAGAAAAAAAACGTGCCGAAGTTATTCTTCGCCCAGAAGAAGTAAGTAAAGCAATTGGTCGCGGGGGTCACAACATACGTCTTGCCGGACAATTAACAGGTTACGAAATAGATGTGCTTCGCGAAGGTGCCGAAGAAGATGTAGAGTTATCAGAATTCTCTGACGAAATTGAAGGTTGGATTATTCAAGAATTTCATAAAATTGGGCTGGATACAGCAAAAAGCGTCTTGGAACACGACATCAACGATTTGGTAAAACGTACCGATCTTGAAGAAGAAACAATTCGCGATGTAATAAATATATTAAAAGAAGAATTTGAAGAGTAGTTGAAACTTTAACTACTTTTATACAAATTTTTTAAAAAGACAAAACAGGAAAAAGCATTTATGGCTGAAGTAAAGACAAAAAGACTAAGTCAGGTATTACGTGAATTCAATATCTCGTTAGATCGTGCCGTGGAATTTTTAAGCTCCAAAGGGTTCGATGTGGACGCAAGTCCCAAT
This region of Aequorivita marisscotiae genomic DNA includes:
- a CDS encoding DUF2723 domain-containing protein; the encoded protein is MGSFNFTKWNKITGWLVFAIALTTYWLTVEPTASFWDAGEYITTASNLEVGHPPGAPLYQLLGAFFSIFAADASQIALTINLMSVFSSAFTILFMFWSLTILLSNLISKHQDINKTSAMTIIGSAAVGALAFTFTDSFWFNAVEAEVYASAAFLMSVLFYTALRWEREMFEPRGNRWVILIAFIIGLSFGVHFMALLTIPAIGFLYFFKHYKTVTVKNFIIANIVTVAILLFIFKLLLPMTMKFFSASELFFVNNIGLPFNSGTIFAALLFIVLFIYGLRYTRNKGFVQLNTLLLCVLFIFIGFSSWLMLPIRANAGTVINENNPNNARELLAYYNREQYPETHLFYGPLFTETYAGLDEDNPYKDEKPKYEKDEATGKYIIVNNYKNAGQNTEDSQKAFMPRMWSTEHTANYMEFTGGLDFSVKSEYLNEPRLVDEVNKFKQAYNQGLVDKTDYDKFLKNFNQFLDIQKPSFFQNMKFMLEFQFGYMYWRYFMWNFTGRQDDVQGRYTDLHGNWLSGIKFIDELRLGNQDMLPSDMKENKARNTYYFLPLILGVIGLVFHFKNDQKSFWVLLVFFLFTGLALKIYLNERPFEPRERDYALVGSFYVFAMWIGYGVYALFDLAKEYLKPKIALPVVLLITTLAAPVLLATQNWDDHDRSNRYTAQSMGKMYLDSCDKNAILFTIGDNDTFALWYAQNVEGYRQDVRIINTSLFQTDWYIDDMKKKAFTSDPIPSQLTHEKYRWGTRDFLIFQKTNKDTIDIKTWMNFVANDSPATQMELPSGQVVNTFPSKVIRIPVDKEAVLKNGIVDPKDADRIVPYIDINLKGDIIYKNRMMMLDIIANNNWERPIYFSGGSFGDDDYLWMKDYLQLEGVVYKLVPIKTPLDKRSPFDMGRIDADKMYNIVMSWDWGNSGSPDIYHDTETRRNGITYRSNLARLAEALINEGKLEKAEKVLDLAMEKMPIDYFEYYSLLEPFVIGYYELSKPEKARKVYQDVSEKYQENLLYYNSLKFNKQRAIAEDIISDMERYRGLVQVVVVYDKEEYGRAEAKEFNEYLKLFRHFYSPDEAMDLDKDLQKDSTIEIPIDSSLLEKMQQEPTNEILEEAPLN
- a CDS encoding universal stress protein; amino-acid sequence: MKRILVPTDFSEQAENALKVAITLAKKHNSEIYVLHSMEMPLHLATSSDSGNLPESLFFIKLVEKRFSELRQKPYLQGITLYETIGHDEIYEDIETTCAKNNIDLIVMGSTGASGFKEMFVGSNTEKVVRTSKIPVLVIKNNHPDFKVNDFIFATDFSEDGRGALDKAQKFAKKVGAKMHLLFVNTPGNFHTSVEAQKIMENFVRGMGVENYTLNIFNDNSVEKGILNFANHINAQLIGMGTHGRKGISHFFNGSISEDMVNHANMPVITFKI
- the rimP gene encoding ribosome assembly cofactor RimP, with protein sequence MMREKVAQLLKSALDENKSLFLIDLNISEDNQIRVILDGDSGVTVEDCIAVSRQIEHNLDREEYDFSLEVMSAGISEPLTMPRQYKKNIGRTLKIRTKNDEKIEGELTTANEESCTLTWTAREPKPVGKGKITVQKEATLPYKDIMEAKVMITF
- the nusA gene encoding transcription termination factor NusA encodes the protein MENLALIDSFSEFKDDKQIDRVTLMAILEDVFRNALKKKYGSDDNFDIIVNPDKGDLEIWRNRVVVADGEVEDPNEEISISEARKIEPDFEIGEDVSEEVKLIDLGRRSILALRQNLISKIHEHDNTIIYKQFKDLEGEIYTAEVHHIRHRAVILLDDDGNEIILPKEKQIPSDFFRKGDNVRGIIESVDLKGNKPAIIMSRAAPIFLEKLFEQEIPEVFDGLITVKKVVRIPGEKAKVAVDSYDDRIDPVGACVGMKGSRIHGIVRELGNENIDVINYTSNLTLFITRALSPAKVTSVKIDEEKKRAEVILRPEEVSKAIGRGGHNIRLAGQLTGYEIDVLREGAEEDVELSEFSDEIEGWIIQEFHKIGLDTAKSVLEHDINDLVKRTDLEEETIRDVINILKEEFEE